Proteins from a genomic interval of Acidobacteriota bacterium:
- a CDS encoding DUF4926 domain-containing protein, whose product MQQTPNLLDVVALLEDQSAHELLRGQVETVVQQLADGVFEVEFVDNDGHTYACLPLRTG is encoded by the coding sequence ATTCAACAAACACCGAATTTACTCGACGTTGTTGCACTTCTGGAGGACCAGTCGGCGCACGAATTGCTCCGCGGGCAGGTTGAAACCGTGGTGCAGCAACTGGCTGACGGAGTGTTTGAAGTGGAGTTTGTTGACAATGACGGACACACCTACGCCTGCCTGCCGCTGCGCACCGGTTAA
- the mfd gene encoding transcription-repair coupling factor — protein sequence MRKSPLIKLFQDVARSAEFRRLLAALDVSAPGFKPTASDVPLHATGLVAPARALLAVLMQQQMGLPLLYVTQSNRDAEQTLDIMTAWTKLLGAPAPVFIPTHDIRPYQGLSPHADISEKRAQGLGKLARGEASIVVLPIAALASRVEPPKFYQRLARTIHRREQVDLEELFAHLDSAGYTRHDPVEMPGQFSQRGGILDIFPAEARRPVRMELNGDEVESLREFDVDTQRSVGGRDHVDLPPLTEFPVLKDLLEKLAATLGPSAFDYETYVTGEPFPGWEFLLPLVQPLHHTVGDLCLEAVYFLDEPAELQREMERLWTMLESEHAEAAEAAAAAAAENAEKARPIAAPSSFYITWDDLRGKLKGQPAVRLSGLDPAPPATVFSFASQLAINFHGNLPIFFAELRKLLEGQFRAVILTGSSGETERLAELFTEEKVPFRLLEKTSGESLTDEDIALPVCWLGTGIAAHGFTLPGERIALFGHADIFDTSPAVAPPPPSRSQVSAFLSDLRDLDPGDYVVHAHHGVGCYHGLKEIVSEGVTTEFMELEYKDANKLYVPLTRLDLIQKYHGMGAGLDDKTGEVARPPLDRLGGITWGKTKTRIKKSMEEMAGELLKLYAEREAAEGFAYPPDDHWQREFEESFDFDETPDQARAIKDVSSDMTREHPMDRLVCGDVGYGKTEVAMRAAFRAAHNHKQVAILTPTTVLAFQHYETFRQRFAAFPIRVELLSRFRTAAQQKPVLRDLEAGTVDVVVGTHRLLSKDVIFHDLGLLVVDEEQRFGVRHKERIKAMRSSVDVLSLSATPIPRTLHMALAGLRDMSVIETPPRDRLAIQTVVAPFTDSLIKNAVLQELERGGQVYVVHNRIDSLPALASRIQEMVPEARIGMAHGQMNERHLEKVMYDFVQHKTNVLVATTIVENGLDIPLANTIIINRSDRMGLSELYQLRGRVGRSNRRAYAYLLVPSEKELTPIARKRLSALRQFTDLGSGFRVAALDMELRGAGNLLGGQQHGHVNAIGLEMYTQMLESAVRELRGEKETPKLTTTINLGLDIRIPPAYIPEEHQRLRMYKKLSSLRTAEEKQSIEQELTDRYGAAPEPAKNLLFYATLKLLAEPLRIVSIERKRDTLAIQFQPDSAADPTRLMDYLRKNPAAQFTPTGMLKLRTTARPQDAVGQLEHLLASIQIAGM from the coding sequence ATGCGAAAGAGTCCGCTTATCAAACTGTTTCAGGACGTTGCGCGCAGCGCCGAGTTCCGACGCCTGCTGGCTGCGCTCGACGTCTCCGCGCCGGGATTCAAGCCAACTGCCTCTGATGTTCCGCTGCACGCCACGGGGTTGGTCGCGCCCGCGCGCGCGCTGCTCGCTGTGCTGATGCAACAGCAGATGGGTCTGCCGCTACTCTACGTCACGCAATCGAACCGCGATGCCGAGCAGACGCTCGACATCATGACGGCGTGGACCAAACTTCTCGGCGCGCCCGCGCCCGTCTTCATCCCCACGCATGACATCCGCCCCTATCAAGGCCTCTCGCCGCACGCCGACATCAGCGAGAAGCGCGCGCAGGGACTGGGCAAGCTGGCGCGCGGCGAAGCGTCCATTGTGGTGCTGCCCATCGCCGCGCTGGCCAGCCGCGTGGAGCCGCCAAAATTCTATCAGCGCCTGGCGCGCACCATTCATCGTCGCGAGCAGGTTGATCTCGAGGAATTGTTCGCGCATCTGGACTCGGCCGGCTACACGCGCCACGATCCGGTCGAGATGCCGGGGCAGTTCTCGCAGCGCGGCGGCATCCTGGACATCTTCCCCGCCGAGGCGCGACGCCCCGTGCGCATGGAGTTGAACGGCGATGAAGTCGAGTCGCTGCGAGAGTTCGACGTGGATACGCAGCGCTCGGTCGGCGGACGCGACCACGTGGACCTGCCGCCGCTCACCGAGTTTCCAGTGCTCAAGGACCTGCTCGAAAAACTCGCCGCCACGCTCGGCCCTTCCGCCTTCGACTACGAAACTTACGTTACCGGCGAGCCATTCCCCGGCTGGGAATTTCTGCTGCCATTGGTCCAGCCGCTGCATCACACTGTCGGTGACCTGTGCCTGGAAGCGGTGTATTTCCTCGATGAGCCCGCCGAGTTGCAGCGCGAGATGGAGCGGCTGTGGACCATGCTCGAATCCGAGCACGCCGAGGCCGCTGAAGCCGCCGCCGCGGCTGCTGCCGAGAACGCTGAGAAAGCCCGCCCCATCGCCGCGCCAAGCAGTTTCTACATTACCTGGGATGATCTGCGCGGCAAGCTAAAGGGCCAGCCCGCCGTGCGCCTCTCGGGCCTTGACCCCGCGCCGCCCGCAACCGTTTTCTCATTCGCGTCGCAACTGGCGATTAATTTCCACGGCAATCTCCCGATCTTCTTCGCCGAGCTGCGCAAGCTGCTGGAGGGCCAGTTCCGCGCCGTGATCCTGACCGGCAGCTCCGGAGAAACCGAGCGGCTGGCCGAGTTGTTCACCGAAGAGAAGGTTCCCTTCCGCCTGCTCGAAAAAACGTCCGGTGAGTCACTCACCGATGAAGATATCGCACTACCGGTCTGCTGGCTCGGCACCGGAATCGCCGCGCACGGCTTTACGCTGCCCGGCGAGCGCATCGCGCTGTTTGGCCATGCGGACATTTTTGACACTTCGCCCGCCGTGGCGCCGCCACCGCCATCGCGCTCGCAGGTCTCGGCGTTTCTCTCTGACCTGCGCGACCTTGACCCTGGCGACTACGTTGTTCACGCCCATCACGGCGTCGGTTGCTACCACGGGCTCAAGGAGATTGTCTCCGAGGGTGTGACCACCGAGTTCATGGAACTCGAGTACAAGGACGCCAACAAGCTCTACGTCCCGCTCACCCGGCTCGACCTGATTCAGAAATATCACGGCATGGGCGCGGGCCTGGATGACAAGACCGGCGAGGTCGCGCGCCCGCCGCTCGACCGTCTGGGCGGCATCACCTGGGGCAAGACCAAAACGCGCATCAAGAAATCCATGGAGGAGATGGCCGGCGAGCTGCTCAAGCTTTACGCCGAGCGCGAGGCCGCCGAAGGCTTCGCCTATCCGCCTGATGACCACTGGCAGCGCGAGTTTGAAGAGTCGTTTGATTTCGACGAGACGCCCGATCAGGCGCGCGCCATCAAGGATGTTTCTTCCGACATGACCCGCGAGCACCCCATGGATCGCCTGGTCTGCGGCGACGTGGGGTACGGCAAGACGGAAGTGGCCATGCGCGCGGCGTTTCGCGCGGCGCACAATCACAAGCAGGTGGCCATCCTCACTCCCACCACGGTGCTGGCTTTCCAACACTATGAAACCTTCCGGCAGCGCTTCGCCGCGTTTCCCATTCGCGTGGAGCTGCTCAGCCGCTTCCGCACCGCCGCGCAACAGAAGCCCGTGCTGCGCGATCTGGAGGCGGGCACGGTGGACGTGGTGGTGGGCACACACCGTCTGCTCTCGAAAGATGTCATCTTCCACGATCTGGGGTTGTTAGTCGTGGACGAAGAGCAGCGTTTCGGCGTGCGCCACAAGGAGCGCATCAAGGCCATGCGCAGTTCGGTGGATGTGCTGTCGCTTTCGGCCACGCCCATTCCGCGCACGCTGCACATGGCGCTGGCCGGGCTGCGCGACATGAGCGTCATCGAGACGCCGCCGCGCGACCGGCTGGCCATTCAGACCGTGGTCGCGCCGTTCACTGACTCGCTTATCAAGAATGCGGTGCTACAAGAACTCGAGCGTGGCGGGCAAGTGTACGTGGTTCACAATCGCATCGATTCGCTTCCAGCGCTGGCGTCGCGCATCCAGGAGATGGTCCCCGAGGCGCGCATCGGCATGGCGCACGGGCAGATGAACGAGCGGCATCTCGAAAAAGTCATGTACGATTTTGTGCAGCACAAAACTAATGTGCTGGTGGCTACGACCATTGTCGAGAACGGCCTCGACATTCCCCTCGCCAACACCATCATCATCAACCGCTCGGACCGCATGGGCCTGTCCGAGCTCTATCAGTTGCGCGGGCGCGTGGGCCGCTCGAATCGCCGGGCGTATGCGTACTTGCTGGTGCCCTCTGAAAAGGAGCTGACGCCCATCGCGCGCAAGCGTCTCTCCGCGCTGCGGCAGTTCACTGACCTGGGCTCCGGCTTCCGCGTGGCCGCGCTGGACATGGAGTTGCGCGGCGCAGGGAACCTGCTCGGCGGGCAGCAGCACGGCCACGTCAACGCCATTGGCCTGGAGATGTACACGCAGATGCTGGAGTCCGCCGTGCGCGAGCTGCGCGGCGAGAAGGAGACGCCGAAGCTGACCACTACCATCAACCTGGGCCTGGACATCCGCATCCCGCCCGCCTACATTCCCGAGGAGCACCAGCGCCTGCGCATGTACAAAAAACTCAGCTCGCTGCGCACTGCTGAAGAGAAGCAGTCGATCGAGCAGGAACTCACCGACCGTTACGGCGCCGCGCCCGAGCCGGCCAAGAACCTGCTTTTTTACGCCACACTGAAGCTGCTGGCCGAACCGCTGCGCATCGTCTCCATCGAGCGCAAACGCGACACGCTGGCCATCCAGTTCCAACCCGACTCCGCCGCCGACCCCACGCGCCTAATGGACTATCTGCGCAAGAATCCCGCCGCGCAATTCACCCCAACGGGCATGTTGAAGCTGCGCACCACCGCCCGCCCGCAGGACGCGGTGGGGCAACTCGAACATTTATTAGCCTCAATACAAATTGCTGGAATGTAA
- a CDS encoding type II toxin-antitoxin system HicB family antitoxin produces MKLEFTAVFEKVPEGYLGFVEELPGANTQGATLQEVRDNLQEAIALTLESNRALAEDELRGQDVIRESVPITSL; encoded by the coding sequence ATGAAACTTGAATTCACCGCGGTCTTCGAGAAAGTTCCTGAAGGCTACCTCGGATTTGTCGAAGAGTTGCCCGGCGCCAACACCCAGGGAGCGACGCTCCAAGAGGTTCGAGACAACCTTCAGGAAGCCATCGCATTGACTCTGGAATCCAATCGGGCGTTAGCCGAGGATGAGTTGCGCGGCCAGGACGTAATCCGCGAGTCCGTTCCCATTACTTCTCTATGA